In Scylla paramamosain isolate STU-SP2022 chromosome 17, ASM3559412v1, whole genome shotgun sequence, one DNA window encodes the following:
- the LOC135108338 gene encoding probable G-protein coupled receptor B0563.6: MVAPCGGDGCNPAPHHHPADTLQRHPHHPQYYVSAAHLPNAMLSLSKTTYLDGNCSSAVDEAGPRWVVYQVVFPALVGVGVMANLLNLVVLSRPAMRGVAYRYLNHLAVSDLLYLLFNVPFCLEDFVRVSVSGQAAGRSSAVYYAYVGVPLVNLFLTMSEYIVVWLSYDRCLAVCWPHKFSAKQRLRVVRERCGLSLALTMAVYCLSPLSQTYQCEGAVCCVIDSPYSHLGWFMGYELFREIYSRFLPALLVTGFNVAIVVTLRRLHRERGAEDVINESRQERERRLFVLLVAVTVLFYVTAFPSAMYKVLPGADPRLESVLRPIADMLEVSGHVFNFVLYFLFSPDYRRTLVGMAAPPDKSRAGPPHFHSSSAIPL; the protein is encoded by the exons ATGGTGGCCCCGTGTGGTGGAGATGGCTGCAACCCCgctccccatcaccacccagcCGACACCCTGCAGCGCCACCCCCACCACCCGCAGTACTACGTGTCCGCCGCCCACCTTCCCAACGCCATGCTGAG CCTGAGCAAGACAACCTACCTGGACGGAAACTGCTCCTCGGCGGTGGACGAGGCGGGACCGCGCTGGGTGGTGTACCAGGTGGTGTTCCCGGCACTGGTGGGTGTGGGCGTGATGGCCAACCTGCTGAACCTGGTGGTGCTCTCCCGCCCCGCCATGCGTGGTGTGgcctacag GTACCTCAACCACCTGGCCGTGAGTGACCTGCTGTACCTGCTGTTCAACGTGCCCTTCTGCCTGGAGGACTTCGTGCGGGTATCAGTGTCAGGGCAGGCGGCGGGGCGGAGCAGCGCGGTGTACTACGCGTACGTGGGGGTGCCGCTGGTGAATCTGTTCCTCACCATGAGCGAGTACATCGTGGTGTGGCTCTCCTACGACCGCTGCCTCGCCGTCTGCTGGCCACACAAGTTCTCGGCGAAGCAGCGGCTACGCGTGGTGCGGGAGAGGTGCGGCCTGTCCCTGGCACTGACTATGGCCGTGTACTGCCTCAGCCCCCTCAGCCAGACCTACCAGTGTGAGGGCGCCGTCTGCTGTGTCATCGACAGCCCCTACAGTCACCTTGGGTGGTTTATGGGATACGAACTCTTCAGGGAGATCTATTCCAGGTTCCTACCGGCGCTGCTCGTCACGGGGTTCAATGTGGCCATCGTGGTGACGCTGCGCCGCCTCCACCGTGAGAGGGGCGCCGAGGATGTCATCAACGAGTCGCGGCAGGAGCGTGAGCGGCGTCTGTTTGTGttgctggtggcggtgacggtgcTGTTCTACGTGACGGCCTTCCCCAGTGCCATGTACAAGGTGCTGCCCGGCGCAGATCCGCGCCTCGAGAGTGTGCTGCGCCCCATTGCTGACATGCTGGAGGTGTCCGGCCACGTGTTCAACTTCGTGCTCTACTTTCTCTTCAGCCCCGACTACCGCAGGACACTAGTAGGCATGGCCGCGCCCCCAGACAAGTCACGTGCCGGACCTCCACACTTCCACTCTTCCAGCGCTATTCCATTATGA
- the LOC135108339 gene encoding large ribosomal subunit protein uL11-like yields MPPKFDPTEIKTVCLRCVGGEMAATSSLAPKIGPLGLSPKKVGDDIMKATGDWKGLKVTVKLIIQNRQARVEVVPSAASLVIKALKEPPRDRKKVKHIKHNGNLTLDQMVEIARTMRPRSQARALSGTLKEVLGTAQSIGCTVEGQNPHDVIEGIDDGSVEVPEE; encoded by the exons ATGCCTCCCAAGTTCGATCCAACTGAAATCAAGACCG TGTGTCTGAGGTGTGTTGGAGGTGAGATGGCTGCCACCTCATCCCTGGCCCCCAAGATTGGTCCACTGGGTCTGTCCCCCAAGAAGGTTGGTGATGACATCATGAAGGCCACCGGGGACTGGAAGGGCCTCAAGGTCACCGTGAAGCTCATCATCCAGAATCGTCAGGCCCGTGTGGAGGTGGTTCCCTCGGCCGCCTCCCTGGTCATCAAGGCCCTCAAGGAGCCTCCACGTGACAGGAAGAAGGTTAAGCACA TCAAGCACAATGGCAACCTGACCTTAGACCAGATGGTGGAGATTGCACGCACCATGCGCCCCCGATCACAGGCACGTGCACTGTCTGGCACTCTGAAGGAAGTCCTCGGCACTGCCCAG AGCATTGGGTGTACCGTGGAAGGCCAGAACCCCCATGATGTGATTGAAGGCATTGATGACGGTTCAGTAGAGGTGCCTGAAGAGTGA